CGCTCGATCCAGGGCACCCGGTGTCCCGGCTGTCCTTCCTGCTCGCCGACACCGGCGCACCGGCCGTGGTCACGACCTCCGCGCACCGGGGGTTGTTCGCGGACTTCCCCGGCACCGTCGTCGTACCGGACGAAGCGGCCGGGCAGGGCGGGCCGATGCCACCGCTGCCCGCGATCCGGCCGGAGCAGCTCGCGTACGTGATCCACACCTCCGGGTCCACCGGCGAGCCGAAGGGCGTCATGGTGCGGCACGGTGCACTGGCGAACCTGGCCACGGCGTTCCGGGACGCGCACGGGATCGGCGAGGGGACCCGGCTGCTGATGGTCCCGCCGCTGAGCTTCGATGCCTCGGCAGGCGACATCTTCCCCGCGCTGATCAGTGGCGCCGCCCTGATGCCGGTCGCCGAGCCTTCCGCACTGAGCGCGCGGGTGCTGCGCGAGCTGTGCGCCCGGCACCGGATCACCGCCGTGGACACGGCCGCCGCGATCTGGCGGCAGTGGGTGAGCGACCTCGCCGGGGAAGGGCGGATCGACCAGGGGCCGCTGGAACTGCTGATGGTCGGCGGTGAGCAGGTGCCGAGGGACACGCTGCGGACCTGGGCCGGGCTCACCGGTGGCGCCGTGCCGCTGTACAACCACTACGGCCCCACCGAGGCCACGGTGTGCGCGCTGACCTACCGGACGGTGGACGGCGCGGAGCTCGGCGAAACGAATGTCCCCTGTGGACGGCCACTGCCCGGGGTACGGGCCTACGTGCTCGACCGCGCCCTGCGGCCGGTGCCCACCGGTGTGCCGGGCGAGCTCTACCTCGGCGGATCCGGCCTGGCCAGGGGTTATCTCCACGATGCGGCCCGTACCGCGGCCGCGTTCCCCGCCGATCCGTTCTCGCCGGTGGCAGGCGCCAGGATGTACCGCACCGGCGACCTGGCCAGGGTGCGGGCCGACGGCAACCTGGAGTTCCTCGGCCGCGCCGATCGCCAGGTGAAGATCCGCGGCAACCGGATCGAGCCCGGCGAGGTGGAGGCCGCCCTCAAGCGTCATCCCCAGGTGCGGGAGGCCGCGGTGGTCGCGCACGGGGAACCGGCGCGACTGGTCGCCTACCTGGTCGCGGACGGGGCGGTGGAGCCCGCGCGGCTACGCGCCGACCTGACCGCGACCCTGCCGGACCACCTGGTGCCCAGCGGGTTCGTCCCGGTCGGCGCCCTGCCGCTGACCCCGAACGGCAAGGTGGACCACGCCGCGCTGCCTGCGCCCGGCCAGGAGGCGCTGGCCCGGCCCGCGTACGTGCCGCCGGACGGCGGCACCGAGCGGGCGCTGGCGGACATCTGGGCCCGCACCCTCGGTGTGCCCGACATCGGCACCGGGGACAACTTCTTCGACCTCGGGGGCCATTCCCTGCAAGCCGCCGGGGTGCTGGCCGAGGTGCAGTCGGACCTGGGGGTACGGCTGCCGGTGCGTGCCCTGTTCGAGGCGCCCGACCTGGCCGCCTTCGCCGCCGCCGTGCGCGGGGCCCGGCCCGGCACGGCGCAACCCGCGCGCCGGGAACCGGGGACCGACCTGCACGGCGAGACCGTGCTACCAGACGACGTCTGCGCCGATCTGTCCACAACCGACCATTCCGGCACGGAAACCACCGCACCGGAGGAAATCCTGGTTACCGGCGCGACCGGCCTGATCGGTGCGCGGCTGGTGCTCCAGCTGCTGCGGGACACCACCGCCAGGGTCCACTGCCTCGTCCGCGCCCCCTCGGCGGATGCGGCCGCGGCCCGGCTGCACGAGGTGCTGGGCCGCTGTCCCGGCTGGGAACCCGGCTACACCGGCCGGATCGTGGCCCTGCCAGGCGACGTGTCCCGGCCACGGCTCGGCCTGCCCGCGGCGGACTACGACCGGCTGTGCACGGCGCTCGACACCGTGTACCACTCGGCCTCGCTGGTCAACGTGGTGCTGCCCTACCAACGGCTGCGGCCGGACAACGTGACCGGGACGGTCGAGGTGCTCCGGCTCGCCGGGCGCCGCAGGCGGAAGATCACCCACGTGATCTCCACCCTCGGGGTGTTCTTCGGCTCGGCCTACGCGGGTGCGGTGATCACCGAAGCCGACCAGCCTGCCCACCCGGAGGGGATGGGTTCCCCCTACGCGCAGAGCAAATGGGTCGCCGACGCCCTGGCCCGCGCCGCCCGCGAGCGAGGGCTGCCGGTCTCGGTGTACCGGCCGGCACGGGTCACCGGGGACAGCCGCACCGGGGAGAGCAAACCCGGGGACGTGCTGGCCCGCATGCTCGCCACCTTCGTCCGGCTCGGCTGCGCCCCCACCTCGGGCACCCCGTTCGACATGGCGCCCGCCGACTTCCTGGCCACCGCGATCGCCCGGCTCTCCCGAGCCCCGCGCGGCCGCGGTGGCGAGTTCCACTTCTACAACCCGCACACCACCACCGGGGAACAGCTCGGCGCGAGCCTGCGCGAGCTCGGGTTCCCGGTTTCCCCGGTACACCCCGAGGAATGGCACCGCCGCACCGGCGAGGCACTGGATGCCGGCGAGGAGCTGCCGATCGGGGTGTTCACCGGATACGACATGCCGGAGCGGCTGCCGGTCTTCGACTGCACGGCGACCGAAGCCGAGCTGGCCGCGGCCGGCCTCGCCTACCCCGCCGTGGACGCCGCGCTGCTGCGCACCTACCTGCGGCATCTGATCGACCGCGGGGTGCTGCCCCGCCCGACGGAGAGGTGAGGCGGATGCGCCCGTTCGCGCTCGTCTGGGGCGGCCAGCTGGTCTCGGTGGTGGGTTCCGCGCTGACCGGCTTCGTGCTCGCCGTCTGGGTCTACCAGGTGACCGGATCGGTGACCCAGCTGGCGCTGGTCACCGCCGCCAACACCGTGCCGGGGATCCTGCTCGCCCCGGTGGCAGGCGTGGTGGCCGACCGCTGGGACCGCAAGAAAATCATGATCATCGCCGACTTCGCGGCCGCGGTGCCCACGGCGGTGGTCGCGGTGCTGTACTGGGCGGACCAGTTGCAGGTGTGGCAGCTGTACCTGACCACGTCGTGCACCGCGGCCGCGGGCGTCTTCCACAGCTCGGCCTACTTCACCCTGGTGCCGAAGCTGGTGCCCAAGCGGCATCTCGGCCGGATCAACGGCCTGTTCCAGGTCAACTTCGCGATGGCGGCCGCGGCACCGGTGCTCGGCGGCATCCTGCTGTCCACACTGGACGTCGACGGGGTGCTGCTGCTCGACCTCGGCACCTTCGTCCTCGCGGCCACCGCGCTGCTGGTGACCCGCCTGCCCGAGGGCGCGACGAAGGCCACCGAGGGCAAGGCAGGGCCACGGTCGATGCTCGGCGATCTCGGCTACGCCTTCCGCTACCTGGCCGGGCGGCCAGGACTGCTGTGGCTGATCGGCTTCTCGGCCCTGTTCGACCTGCTGTTCGCCTTCGCCGAGGTGCTCATCCGCCCGCTGATCCTCGCCTTCGGCTCGCCCGCGACCCTCGGGCTGCTGATGTTCGTCGGCGGCGCGGGGTTGTTCGCGGGCACCCTGGTGATGACGGCATGGGGCGGTCCGCGCCGCAAGGTGCACGGCAGCCTGCTGTTCACCGGGATCGGCGGGCTGGCGCTGGCCCTGCACAGCCTGGCCCCCTCCGCCCTGCTGATCGCCATCGTCGCGCCGGTGTTCCTGTTCACCCTGCCGATCGTGAACGGCTGCGTGATGACCGTCTTCCAGACCAAAGTGGACTCCGACGCGCTCGGCAGGGTCACCGGGCTGGCGCGGGTGCTGTGGCAGGCGGCCACCCCGCTGGGCGCGCTGATCGCGGGCCCGCTCGCCGACCTGGTGTTCGAACCCGCCATGCGGGCGGGCGGAACACTGGCAGGCAGCGTCGGCTCACTGCTCGGCACCGGACCCGGCCGCGGGATCGCGCTGCTGTACGCGGTGATCGGGCTGCTGCTGGTGCTGCTCGCCATCGCCGGTTCCCGGCTGCGGCGGCTGCGCCTGCTGGAGGACGAGCTGCCGGACGCCGTCACCGACGACGAGCCGACCGAACCCGCACCCGCACGCTAGGAGCACCATGCCGTTCTCGCTCGGCCCCGAGGAAACCAGGGCCTACATGTCTACATTGGATGCCCCGGCGGCACAGCTGGACCTGCTGGCGGCGGTGGCCTTCCGCGCGGTGGGCGCGGCGGCCCGGCTGGGCGTGTTCACCGAGCTCGGCGAACGGGAGCGTACCGCGGGCGAACTCGCCGCCGGGATCGGCGCGGACGAGCACGCCCTGCGGCTGCTGCTGGAGGTCCTGGTGAGCTCGGGCTACCTTACCCGCACCGACGGGCGGTACGCCTGCGCGCCCAGCACCAGGAAATGGCTGCGCGAGGGGGTCGCGGGCAGCTTCCTGCCCACCGTGTCACTGTGGCAGCACCTGCTGTTCGAGCTCTGGGACGACCTGGAGGACACCGTGCGCGCGGGACGTCCCGCCGCCGACTTCTACGGCTGGCTGGAGGACCACCCGGGCCCGGCGGCGCAGTTCCAGCGGATGCTGGGCACGCTGGCCTCCTGGCTGTCCGGGGAAGTGACCGAGCTGGTCCCTGTTCCGGAGCGGGGTGGCAGGCTGCTCGACGTCGGTGGTGGGCACGCCAGGTACAGCATCGCCTTCTGCGAGCGGCACCCGGGGCTGCGGGCGCGCGTACTCGACCTGCCTGCCGCGCTGGCCGCAGGCAAGGAAGCGGTCGAGGCGGCCGGGCTCGGCGAGCGAGTCTGCCTGCACGCACACGACATCCTCGCCGATGACCTCGGCTCCGGCTACGATGTCGCGCTGCTGTTCAACATCGTGCACGGCAACCGGCCCGAGCAGAACGCCGCGCTGCTGGCCGCGGTCCACCGGGCGCTGCGCCCCGGCGGGGTGGTCGCCGTGCTGGAACAGCTCACCGACGCCGGATCCAGCACCGATCCCGACGCGGTCGCGGATGAGGCGATGATCCGGGCGTTCAGCCTGAACCTGTTCCACACCCAGGGCGGCCGGATCCACGACCGCGCGGGCATCGACGCCATGCTCACCGGAGCCGGGTTCCGGCAGCCGGAGTGGAGCACCCTGCGCAAGCTGCCCACCGACCACCTCGCGGTGGCCAGGAAACCCGCGGGGGACGCGCCGTGACCGCGGCGCAGGGGCAGGCCTTCCCCGCGTCCTACGCCCAGCAGGGGATGTGGCTGTCCAGCAGCCTCGTCCCGGACACCCCGCTGTACCTGCTGGGCGTGGACTACCGGCTGCCCTACCGGGTGACCGCCGAGCAGCTCACCGCGGCCCTCGCGGAGATCGTGCGCAGGCACGAGACCCTGCGTACCGCGCTGTGCCTGCGGGAAGGCACCTTGGTGCAGGTGGTGTACCCGCCCGCGTCCCCGGAACTGCCGGTGGAGGACCGCACCGAGCTGCCGCCACCGGAACGCGCACGGGAGGTGCGCAGGCTGCTGGCGGCCGAGGCCGGTACCCCGCTGGAGCTGGACCGGCCCCCGCTGTGGCGGGCTCGGCTGGTGCGCTGCGCCGCCACCGAATGGCACCTGATCTTCGTCGCGCATCACGCGGTACTGGACGCGACCTCGATCTTCAACCTGCGCCGCGAGCTGCACGAGCTGTGCCGCGCGGCCGCGGAGGGAACCCGGCCGCTCCTTCCGGACCTGCCGATCCAGTACGCGGATTTCAGTGCCTGGCAACGGGATCAGGTCACCGGCCCGGCGGCGGAGGGGCAGCTGCGGTTCTGGCGTACCCGGCTGGCAGGCCTGCCGGAGACACACTCCCTGCCCACCGACCACCCGCGCCCGCCACGGGCCACCCACCGGGGCGCCCAGGTCCGGTTCAGCGTCCCTGCCGAGCTCGCCGCCGCGGTGCGAGCCTACGGGGGCCAGCACGGGGCAAGCCCGTTCATGGTGCTGCTCGCCGCGTTCCAGGCCGTGCTGGCCCGGCTGTCCGGAGAACCGGACACGGTGGTCGGCACCCCGGTCGCCGGGCGCGACCTGCCCGAGCTCGGGCCGCTGATCGGCATGTTCGTGAACACGCTGGTGCTGCGCACGGATCTTTCCGGCGACCCGAGCTTCGCGGAGATTGTCCGGCGGGCGCGGGAGACGGCGCTGTCGGCATGGGAACACCAGCGGACTCCGTTCGATCTGCTGGTGGAGTCCCTGGCACCGCGGCGCGATCCCGGTCGCCACCCACTGTTCCAGCTCGGGTTCAACTTCCTGCCCGACCGCGGCTACGCCGGGGGCGGAAACGAGGTGGCCTCGATGGGGATGGACGACGAGGACACCCCGGCCACCACCGCCCGCTTCGACCTGCACCTCGACCTGTTCGAGCAGGACGGCGGGCTGGTGGGCGTGCTGGAGTACGCCACCGACCTGTTCGAAGCCGCCTCCGTTCGGGCGATCGCGGGGCATTACACCCGGGTGCTGGCCGCCGGGGTAGCCGGGCCGGACACCCCGCTGTCCCGGCTGCCGATGCTTGGCGAGGCGCAGCAGCGGCGGCTGGTCGCGGCCGCCCGCCCCGAGGGTGCCGTCCCTGAGCAGCCGGTGTGGTCCCGGTTCGCGGCCGTGGCGCGGCAGCGTGCCGCCGAACCGGCCGTTTCCGGCGGCCACGGATCCGGGCTGAGCTACGCGGAACTCGCGGGCGCCGCCGCCGCGCTGGGCGAGCGGCTCGCCGCGGGCGGCACCGCGCCGGTGGCGCTGTTGCCCGGCGCCGGGGCCGCGCCGCTGGCCACCGGCGTGCTCGCCGCGCTGTACGCGGGCAGGCCGTTCCTGCTGCTCGCCGCGGACCTGCCCGCGGCGCGGCTGGGCTTCCTGGTGCGCAACACCGGGATCGGCACCCTGGTCGCCGCCGCGGGCCTGGCACTGCCACCGGTCGAGGTGCCGGTGCTCGCGGCGGACCAGCACGCGCCGCCATCCACCGGCGAACCGGTGCGGCGGCCGCCAGGGGCGGCGGCATGGCTGTGCGGCCTGCCCGCCCGCACCGGCCTGCCGAAGCAGGCCGTGCTGACCGGGCTCGGGCTGGCGGCAGGCGTGCGGGCGCTGGGCGACCTGCTGCGGCCGGAGCCGGGCGAACGCATCGGGCTGGCACCGGCGCAGCCCGATGCGCTGTTGGTCCCCATGCTGCTCGCCGGGCTGCTGGCCGGAGCCACGCTGCACCGGCTGGACCCGGACGACTCCGCGCGGGTAGACCAGCTGGCCGTCACGGAGTCCACTGTGGACCTCCTGGGTGGGCTCCGGCCGGAGCGGACCCTGCTGGTGGACGGCGGTCCTGAGCTACCGCTACCGGAGTGCCCACCCGACGTCCGGCTGGTGCGCCGGTTCGGCTTCGCCGAGTGCGCCGGTGCCGGGCCGCTGCTGACCGGGACGGAACCGGCGGTGCTCACGCCGGGACCGCTGGTGGGCGCCTGCGTGCTGGACGCCCGCGCGGAACCGGCCGCCGAGGGAGCCCTCGGCGAGCTGTGCCTCACCGGTCCCACGGTGGCCGCCGGCTACCTGGGCAGGCCGGGGCCGAGCGCGGAACGGTTCCTGCCCGACCCGTACGCGCAGCGGCCGGGGTCCCGGCTGCTGCGCACCGGCCTGCCTGCGCGCTCGCGGCCGGACGGCACCATCGAGATACGAACGACGAAGGCGGCACGATGACGGTTTCCCCACCGGCCGGGCAGCTCGCCGAGGAACTGTGCGCACAGCTGGCCGAAGCCGGCTTCGCACCGTTCTTCGGCACCCCCTGCGGCATCCTCGCCCCGCTGTACCGGCAGCTGGAACGCCAAGCGGAGATGCGCACCATCACCAGGGAGGACAATGCCGTCGGCGTCGCCGCGGGCACCGCGCTGGCCGGACGTTTCCCGGTGGTGCTCATGCAGAACTCGGGTCTCGGACAGTCGGTGAACGTGCTGGCCTCCCTGGTCGTGCCCTACCGCATCCCGCTGCTGCTGGTGGTGAGCCTGCGCGGAACCGGACCGGATCCGACGCCGGAGAACCAGCCGATGGGCGGGCTCACCGTACCCGTGCTGTCCGGATTGGACATTCCGGTGGAGACCGTGGGATCGCCGGAGGTGCCAGGGTTCCTGGACCGGGCCCGGCGGGACCGGCGCGCGGCGGCGTTACTCGTGCCACCGGCGGCCTTCGGGTGGCGGGCATGAACAAGACCACCGCGATCGGCGCCGTGCTGGCGGCCACCACGGACGAGCCGATCGTCTTCACCACCGGGTACGCCTGCCGGATCGCGCGGCACCTCGGCGACCGGCAGGGGAACTTCTACATGACCGGCTCGATGGGCCTGGCCTGCGCCATCGGCACCGGCGTCGCGCTGGAGACCGCGCGCACCACGGTGATCGTGGACGGGGATGGCAGCGTGCTGATGAACCCGGCCTGCCTGGTCACCGCGGGCGCGCTGGCCACCCTGCCGCTGGTGCACGTGCTGCTCGACGATGGCAGCTACGCCTCAACCGGTGGCCAGCAGGTGCCCTCCGCGCGGGCCGACCTGTGTGCCCTGGCCCTGGCTTCCGGCTACCGGATGGCCGCCGATACGGCGGGCGATGCCGAGTTCGCCGAACTGCTTCGCACCGAACTGGCCACCGGAAACGGGCCGGTGCTCCTGCGCTGCGTGCTGACCGAGCCCGATCCCCCGGTGCCGCCCCGCATCGACCTGCACCTCCCCG
The sequence above is drawn from the Amycolatopsis aidingensis genome and encodes:
- a CDS encoding MFS transporter; the protein is MRPFALVWGGQLVSVVGSALTGFVLAVWVYQVTGSVTQLALVTAANTVPGILLAPVAGVVADRWDRKKIMIIADFAAAVPTAVVAVLYWADQLQVWQLYLTTSCTAAAGVFHSSAYFTLVPKLVPKRHLGRINGLFQVNFAMAAAAPVLGGILLSTLDVDGVLLLDLGTFVLAATALLVTRLPEGATKATEGKAGPRSMLGDLGYAFRYLAGRPGLLWLIGFSALFDLLFAFAEVLIRPLILAFGSPATLGLLMFVGGAGLFAGTLVMTAWGGPRRKVHGSLLFTGIGGLALALHSLAPSALLIAIVAPVFLFTLPIVNGCVMTVFQTKVDSDALGRVTGLARVLWQAATPLGALIAGPLADLVFEPAMRAGGTLAGSVGSLLGTGPGRGIALLYAVIGLLLVLLAIAGSRLRRLRLLEDELPDAVTDDEPTEPAPAR
- a CDS encoding thiamine pyrophosphate-dependent enzyme gives rise to the protein MNKTTAIGAVLAATTDEPIVFTTGYACRIARHLGDRQGNFYMTGSMGLACAIGTGVALETARTTVIVDGDGSVLMNPACLVTAGALATLPLVHVLLDDGSYASTGGQQVPSARADLCALALASGYRMAADTAGDAEFAELLRTELATGNGPVLLRCVLTEPDPPVPPRIDLHLPAHAHRFTTHCSTAPSRMRDQ
- a CDS encoding methyltransferase, with the translated sequence MPFSLGPEETRAYMSTLDAPAAQLDLLAAVAFRAVGAAARLGVFTELGERERTAGELAAGIGADEHALRLLLEVLVSSGYLTRTDGRYACAPSTRKWLREGVAGSFLPTVSLWQHLLFELWDDLEDTVRAGRPAADFYGWLEDHPGPAAQFQRMLGTLASWLSGEVTELVPVPERGGRLLDVGGGHARYSIAFCERHPGLRARVLDLPAALAAGKEAVEAAGLGERVCLHAHDILADDLGSGYDVALLFNIVHGNRPEQNAALLAAVHRALRPGGVVAVLEQLTDAGSSTDPDAVADEAMIRAFSLNLFHTQGGRIHDRAGIDAMLTGAGFRQPEWSTLRKLPTDHLAVARKPAGDAP
- a CDS encoding condensation domain-containing protein — its product is MTAAQGQAFPASYAQQGMWLSSSLVPDTPLYLLGVDYRLPYRVTAEQLTAALAEIVRRHETLRTALCLREGTLVQVVYPPASPELPVEDRTELPPPERAREVRRLLAAEAGTPLELDRPPLWRARLVRCAATEWHLIFVAHHAVLDATSIFNLRRELHELCRAAAEGTRPLLPDLPIQYADFSAWQRDQVTGPAAEGQLRFWRTRLAGLPETHSLPTDHPRPPRATHRGAQVRFSVPAELAAAVRAYGGQHGASPFMVLLAAFQAVLARLSGEPDTVVGTPVAGRDLPELGPLIGMFVNTLVLRTDLSGDPSFAEIVRRARETALSAWEHQRTPFDLLVESLAPRRDPGRHPLFQLGFNFLPDRGYAGGGNEVASMGMDDEDTPATTARFDLHLDLFEQDGGLVGVLEYATDLFEAASVRAIAGHYTRVLAAGVAGPDTPLSRLPMLGEAQQRRLVAAARPEGAVPEQPVWSRFAAVARQRAAEPAVSGGHGSGLSYAELAGAAAALGERLAAGGTAPVALLPGAGAAPLATGVLAALYAGRPFLLLAADLPAARLGFLVRNTGIGTLVAAAGLALPPVEVPVLAADQHAPPSTGEPVRRPPGAAAWLCGLPARTGLPKQAVLTGLGLAAGVRALGDLLRPEPGERIGLAPAQPDALLVPMLLAGLLAGATLHRLDPDDSARVDQLAVTESTVDLLGGLRPERTLLVDGGPELPLPECPPDVRLVRRFGFAECAGAGPLLTGTEPAVLTPGPLVGACVLDARAEPAAEGALGELCLTGPTVAAGYLGRPGPSAERFLPDPYAQRPGSRLLRTGLPARSRPDGTIEIRTTKAAR
- a CDS encoding non-ribosomal peptide synthetase, with the translated sequence MTAESTAAREALLARLLARDGFRLSGQSTVPRRAPGAEVPLSSAQHRLWFLDELARGGTDMAAYLMPAAYRLTGPVDVAALTGALDAVVRRHEALRAAIRADDSGRPVHVITEPADATPVRLAQYDLSGLSTKDAEDRTRELAAEETGRPMRLDRPPLLRAALIRRGETEHVLVLCAHHIVCDDLSLGILTHDLLTAYQNIVDGQDAQEAEPEVRFGDYLVWRNRRGGGDLEYWARHLAGAPLLLELPTERGRPQVRRFRGDSVTVPIPAELSTAVHELARRTEATPFMVLLAAFSVLLGRYSDGTDVVVGSPVANRSLPELNDIVGMFVNTLALRMDLSGEPTLAEVLDRARQVAVSGLSHADVPLEEVIERVNPVRDLGYNPLFQVMLVVNPAPPGREERGLRVRPAGLGATPARFDLTLVVTDAPEGLRGHLDFDADLFDPATVSGMAAGLVRVLRAMVDEPGRPARTVDLVGQAELERVAAGPPAPTPVPVTELITARAARSPEATAVIGPDEEISYAELLRRAREVARRLPAAGAGPDVPIGLCAPAGVDAIAGLLGILLSGSAYVPLDPGHPVSRLSFLLADTGAPAVVTTSAHRGLFADFPGTVVVPDEAAGQGGPMPPLPAIRPEQLAYVIHTSGSTGEPKGVMVRHGALANLATAFRDAHGIGEGTRLLMVPPLSFDASAGDIFPALISGAALMPVAEPSALSARVLRELCARHRITAVDTAAAIWRQWVSDLAGEGRIDQGPLELLMVGGEQVPRDTLRTWAGLTGGAVPLYNHYGPTEATVCALTYRTVDGAELGETNVPCGRPLPGVRAYVLDRALRPVPTGVPGELYLGGSGLARGYLHDAARTAAAFPADPFSPVAGARMYRTGDLARVRADGNLEFLGRADRQVKIRGNRIEPGEVEAALKRHPQVREAAVVAHGEPARLVAYLVADGAVEPARLRADLTATLPDHLVPSGFVPVGALPLTPNGKVDHAALPAPGQEALARPAYVPPDGGTERALADIWARTLGVPDIGTGDNFFDLGGHSLQAAGVLAEVQSDLGVRLPVRALFEAPDLAAFAAAVRGARPGTAQPARREPGTDLHGETVLPDDVCADLSTTDHSGTETTAPEEILVTGATGLIGARLVLQLLRDTTARVHCLVRAPSADAAAARLHEVLGRCPGWEPGYTGRIVALPGDVSRPRLGLPAADYDRLCTALDTVYHSASLVNVVLPYQRLRPDNVTGTVEVLRLAGRRRRKITHVISTLGVFFGSAYAGAVITEADQPAHPEGMGSPYAQSKWVADALARAARERGLPVSVYRPARVTGDSRTGESKPGDVLARMLATFVRLGCAPTSGTPFDMAPADFLATAIARLSRAPRGRGGEFHFYNPHTTTGEQLGASLRELGFPVSPVHPEEWHRRTGEALDAGEELPIGVFTGYDMPERLPVFDCTATEAELAAAGLAYPAVDAALLRTYLRHLIDRGVLPRPTER
- a CDS encoding thiamine pyrophosphate-binding protein; the protein is MTVSPPAGQLAEELCAQLAEAGFAPFFGTPCGILAPLYRQLERQAEMRTITREDNAVGVAAGTALAGRFPVVLMQNSGLGQSVNVLASLVVPYRIPLLLVVSLRGTGPDPTPENQPMGGLTVPVLSGLDIPVETVGSPEVPGFLDRARRDRRAAALLVPPAAFGWRA